In Meleagris gallopavo isolate NT-WF06-2002-E0010 breed Aviagen turkey brand Nicholas breeding stock chromosome 5, Turkey_5.1, whole genome shotgun sequence, a single window of DNA contains:
- the GSKIP gene encoding GSK3B-interacting protein: METDCTPMELTNNAESEEDSDYRDFEEADVKDMRLEAEAVVNDVLFAVSNMFVSKTLPCAEDVAYINVETRERGRYCVELTDSGLRVVAYDFDQTDDSLQNPYHETVYSLLDTLSPAYREVFGNALLQRLEALKRDSQS, translated from the exons ATGGAAACTGACTGCACTCCTATGGAGTTGACCAATAATGCAGAGTCTGAAGAGGATTCTGATTACAGAGACTTCGAAGAAGCAGATGTAAAAGATATGAGACTAGAAGCTGAAGCTGTAGTGAATGATGTTCTGTTTGCTGTCAGCAACATGTTTGTTTCAAAAACCCTTCCGTGTGCAGAGGATGTGGCATATATCAACGTGGAAACCAGGGAGAGGGGCAGATACTGTGTGGAGCTCACTGACTCAGGACTAAGG GTAGTAGCTTATGATTTTGATCAGACTGATGACAGTTTGCAAAACCCATACCATGAAACTGTCTACTCCTTACTGGACACGCTCAGCCCTGCATATCGGGAGGTGTTTGGAAATGCATTACTACAAAGACTGGAAGCTTTGAAGAGAGATAGTCAATCGTGA
- the LOC104911229 gene encoding adenylate kinase 7-like encodes MAAGAARSRRIFLNHLDSYCGRSIGEYLSSCVVGASLESVEGEEEESENHLEAEVSRRRKEGLYQIVGTLSKPESIKPRFAEETYAEVLHVFIPLHPVISSLLVWI; translated from the exons ATGGCGGCGGGCGCTGCGCGGAGCCGACGGATCTTCCTCAACCACCTCGATTCCTACTGCGGCCGCAGCATCGGCGAG TATTTATCCAGTTGTGTTGTCGGAGCGTCGCTAGAAAGCgtggaaggagaggaggaggaaagtgaGAATCACTTGGAGGCTGAAGTTTCCAGGAGGCGGAAGGAGGGACTCTACCAAATAGTGGGGACTCTCTCTAAGCCAGAGAGTATTAAACCACGCTTTGCAGAGGAAACATATGCA GAAGTTTTACACGTATTTATTCCTCTGCACCCTGTCATCTCCTCCCTGCTTGTTTGGATATAA